From Methylomonas sp. EFPC3, a single genomic window includes:
- a CDS encoding DUF6765 family protein has protein sequence MQTDFHHAVTYVAARTAGFTHQDADIVAYSAQYVDDAVSDGLVHFDNNAFYARIHSSHKSADIGNLNNDQNLMIWLPFHFLPGNGGKGPGQDPDGTFIQKIVCLPDSPPAKEMVQAAVDDKGKPYSLHRLGIALHVYADTWSHQGFAGVIHEINEVEHARELKSSGMYSKQLQHVLEDILDDVIPPLGHGRAKDFPDLPFLHWQYRNGRGVWIVRDNPTDFCTAADAMCQVMQRYLGKAQDGLPAADKTLLAKIFLELKVKDDKARHRQWLEIVKNGFKGEKFSFGTAEISYAAEGANSWKEKALGSSWDMRVHKYTPAFLSSHWKLFHDALQLHRLTVLHDILPKYGICAG, from the coding sequence ATGCAAACCGATTTCCATCATGCCGTGACTTATGTCGCCGCCCGCACCGCCGGCTTCACTCACCAGGATGCCGACATCGTTGCTTATTCGGCGCAATACGTGGACGACGCCGTCAGCGATGGCCTGGTCCATTTCGATAACAACGCCTTTTACGCCAGAATTCATTCGTCGCACAAAAGCGCCGACATCGGCAATTTGAACAACGACCAAAACCTGATGATCTGGTTGCCGTTCCATTTTCTGCCGGGCAACGGCGGCAAGGGGCCGGGTCAGGACCCGGACGGTACGTTTATCCAGAAAATCGTCTGTCTGCCCGACAGCCCGCCGGCCAAGGAAATGGTGCAGGCAGCGGTCGACGATAAAGGCAAACCGTACAGTCTGCATCGCTTGGGAATTGCCTTGCATGTGTATGCCGACACCTGGTCGCACCAGGGTTTTGCCGGGGTGATACACGAAATCAACGAAGTGGAACACGCGCGGGAATTGAAAAGCTCCGGCATGTACAGCAAACAGCTGCAGCATGTATTGGAGGATATTCTGGACGATGTGATTCCGCCGCTGGGCCATGGCCGGGCCAAAGATTTTCCGGACCTGCCGTTTTTGCATTGGCAGTATCGGAACGGTCGCGGTGTTTGGATCGTTCGCGATAATCCCACGGATTTTTGCACGGCCGCGGACGCGATGTGCCAGGTCATGCAGCGCTATCTGGGCAAAGCCCAGGACGGATTGCCGGCCGCCGACAAAACGCTGCTGGCAAAAATATTTCTGGAGTTAAAGGTCAAGGACGACAAAGCCCGCCATCGGCAATGGCTGGAGATCGTCAAGAACGGCTTCAAAGGCGAGAAATTCAGCTTCGGTACGGCGGAGATTAGTTATGCCGCCGAAGGCGCCAATTCCTGGAAGGAAAAAGCGCTGGGCAGCAGTTGGGACATGCGGGTACATAAATACACGCCGGCATTTTTGAGTAGTCACTGGAAGCTGTTTCACGACGCGTTGCAACTGCATCGCCTGACCGTGCTGCACGACATTTTGCCCAAGTACGGCATTTGCGCCGGGTAA
- a CDS encoding alpha/beta fold hydrolase, protein MNPNTAADLPCRTLYPIVLLHGIGYRDDMLMLNSWGRIPKTLEAAGARVFQGGLDAWNSHENSAMTLQPNIEQILSQTGSAKINLIAHSKGGLEARYLISKLDMADKVASLTTVCTPHRGSAVADLVAGDIPDTENLLSVNFFKRLAQRLGFGAMDILARITGDKSPQAGMAIRQLTRHYLAEFNRQVPDVPGVYYQSYGTSMRRPIDDPVFAATHALLKRIEGDNDGMVSTRSCQWGRFRGLIGDNNPDRGLSHGDLVDYRGLLLTHFNIPAVYLDIVKDLKQQGF, encoded by the coding sequence ATGAACCCCAACACCGCAGCCGATCTACCCTGCCGGACTTTATACCCCATCGTGCTGTTGCACGGTATCGGTTACCGCGACGACATGTTGATGCTGAACTCCTGGGGCCGGATTCCGAAAACATTGGAAGCCGCCGGTGCCAGGGTGTTTCAAGGCGGACTGGATGCCTGGAACAGCCACGAAAACAGTGCAATGACGTTGCAACCGAATATCGAGCAGATACTCAGCCAAACCGGTTCGGCCAAGATCAATCTCATCGCCCACTCCAAGGGCGGCCTGGAAGCGCGCTATCTGATTTCCAAACTGGATATGGCCGACAAGGTCGCCAGCCTGACCACGGTTTGCACGCCGCATCGCGGCTCGGCCGTGGCGGATTTGGTGGCCGGCGACATTCCCGATACCGAAAACCTGTTGAGCGTCAATTTCTTCAAACGCCTGGCGCAGCGCTTGGGATTTGGGGCGATGGACATCCTGGCCAGAATTACCGGCGACAAAAGCCCGCAAGCCGGCATGGCCATCAGGCAACTGACGCGTCATTATCTGGCGGAATTCAATCGGCAAGTACCCGACGTGCCGGGCGTTTACTACCAAAGCTACGGCACCTCAATGCGCCGGCCTATCGACGACCCGGTGTTTGCCGCCACCCATGCGTTGCTGAAGCGGATAGAAGGCGACAACGACGGCATGGTCTCCACGCGATCCTGCCAATGGGGCCGGTTTCGCGGCTTGATTGGCGATAACAATCCCGACCGAGGCCTGTCGCACGGGGACTTGGTGGACTACCGCGGCCTGCTATTGACGCATTTCAATATCCCCGCCGTATATCTGGACATCGTCAAAGACTTAAAACAACAAGGCTTTTAA
- a CDS encoding HsdR family type I site-specific deoxyribonuclease, whose translation MFTESNTVEAYLYDLLSGSVKSVPTNAAKEPQTAYGRASKGLGWRRVASTDIPRQPQEVLVEPWLREALIRLNPEITTQPDRADEVLYKLRAIILSVRSDGLIRANEEMTAWLRGERSMPFGHNNQHVPVRLIDFDDLDQNQYVATQQFTYRAGSAERRADLMLLVNGLPLVLIEAKTPTREAVSWVDGAVQVHDDYEKFVPELFVCNVFSVATEGKAYHYGSLGLPIKDWGPWNLDEENGDACQHPLKTLQMAAESMLRPHVVLDILASFTLFATDKKKRRIKIICRYQQYEAANKIVERVLAGYPKKGLIWHFQGSGKSLLMVFAAQKLRLHPHLKNPTVLIVVDRIDLDTQITGTFTGADIPNLEKAETRDKLQQLLAQDVRKIIITTIFKFGEAEGALNDRNNIIALVDEAHRTQEGDLGRKMRDALPNAFLFGLTGTPINRFDRNTFYAFGAEEDDKGYLSRYGFEESIRDGATLKLHFEPRLLELHIDKPAIDAAFKEMTGALSDLDRDNLGKTAAKMAVLVKTPERIRRVTEDIVQHFQNKVEPNGFKGQIVAFDRESCLLYKQALDKLLPPEASEVVMTVNGNETEYKPFARSKDEEERLLDRFRDPNDPLKLLIVTAKLLTGFDAPILQVMYLDKPLRDHTLLQAICRVNRTFSELKTHGLIVDYLGIFDDVAKALEFDDKSMLAVVSNIQELKDKFPEAMQKCLAFFAGVDRTIVGYEGLIAAQQCLPNNEVRDNFGSEYSLLGKLWEAISPDTFLGQYEKDYKWLSQVYQSVQPSSGHGKLIWHSLGAKTIELIHQNVHVDAVRDDLDTLVLDADLLEAVLSNPDPKKVKQIEIKVARRLRNHLGNPKFKELSERLDALRDRFENGVLNSVEFLKQLLQIAQEVLQAEKETPPEEEEDRGKSALTELFNEVKTAETPIIVERVVADIDEIVRLVRFPGWQNTLAGEREVKKALRKSLFKYKLHADEELFEKAYSYIRQYY comes from the coding sequence ATGTTTACTGAGTCAAACACCGTCGAGGCATACCTTTATGATTTGCTCTCAGGCTCAGTTAAATCCGTTCCGACTAACGCTGCCAAAGAACCGCAAACTGCCTATGGCCGCGCCTCGAAAGGTTTAGGTTGGCGTCGCGTCGCCAGCACCGACATTCCTCGCCAACCCCAGGAAGTGCTGGTCGAACCCTGGCTGCGCGAAGCGCTGATCCGCCTCAACCCGGAAATCACCACCCAGCCCGACCGCGCCGACGAGGTGTTATACAAACTGCGAGCGATCATTCTGTCGGTACGTTCCGACGGACTGATTCGGGCCAACGAAGAAATGACCGCCTGGCTGCGCGGTGAGCGATCCATGCCGTTCGGCCACAACAACCAGCATGTGCCGGTGCGGCTGATCGATTTCGACGACCTCGACCAAAACCAGTACGTCGCCACCCAACAATTTACTTACCGTGCCGGCAGCGCCGAACGTCGTGCCGACCTGATGCTGCTGGTCAACGGCCTGCCGCTGGTGTTGATCGAAGCCAAAACCCCAACTCGCGAGGCGGTGAGTTGGGTGGACGGTGCCGTGCAGGTGCATGACGATTACGAGAAATTCGTGCCGGAGCTGTTTGTCTGCAACGTGTTCTCGGTCGCCACCGAAGGCAAGGCCTATCACTATGGCTCACTCGGCCTGCCGATCAAGGACTGGGGGCCGTGGAATCTGGATGAGGAAAACGGCGATGCCTGCCAACATCCGTTGAAAACCTTGCAAATGGCCGCCGAAAGCATGCTGCGGCCGCATGTGGTGCTGGATATTCTCGCCAGCTTTACCTTGTTCGCCACCGACAAGAAGAAACGCCGGATCAAAATCATCTGCCGTTACCAGCAATACGAAGCTGCCAACAAGATAGTGGAACGGGTGCTGGCCGGCTATCCGAAAAAGGGCCTGATCTGGCATTTTCAAGGTTCCGGTAAATCGTTGCTGATGGTGTTCGCTGCGCAAAAGCTGCGCCTGCATCCCCATCTGAAAAACCCGACCGTGCTGATTGTGGTGGATCGCATCGACCTGGATACCCAGATCACCGGCACCTTTACTGGCGCCGACATTCCCAATCTGGAAAAAGCCGAAACGCGGGACAAGCTGCAACAACTGCTGGCCCAGGACGTACGCAAGATCATCATCACCACGATCTTTAAATTCGGCGAGGCCGAAGGTGCGTTGAATGATCGAAACAACATCATCGCCTTGGTCGACGAAGCCCATCGCACCCAGGAAGGCGACCTGGGCCGCAAGATGCGCGATGCGCTGCCTAACGCGTTTCTGTTTGGTTTGACCGGCACGCCGATCAACCGCTTCGACCGCAATACCTTTTATGCCTTTGGTGCCGAGGAAGATGACAAGGGCTATTTAAGCCGCTACGGTTTTGAAGAATCCATCCGCGACGGCGCCACACTGAAGCTGCACTTCGAGCCGCGTTTGCTGGAACTGCATATCGACAAACCCGCCATCGACGCCGCTTTCAAGGAAATGACCGGCGCACTGTCCGACCTGGACCGCGACAACCTCGGCAAGACCGCCGCCAAAATGGCGGTGTTGGTGAAAACCCCGGAGCGTATTCGTCGGGTGACGGAAGACATCGTTCAGCACTTCCAGAACAAAGTCGAGCCCAATGGCTTCAAAGGTCAGATAGTAGCGTTCGACCGTGAATCCTGTCTGCTTTACAAGCAAGCGTTGGATAAGTTGCTGCCGCCGGAAGCGTCGGAAGTGGTGATGACGGTCAACGGCAACGAAACGGAGTACAAGCCCTTCGCCCGCAGCAAGGATGAAGAAGAGCGTTTGCTGGATCGTTTCCGCGACCCTAACGATCCACTGAAACTGTTGATTGTGACCGCCAAACTGCTGACCGGTTTCGATGCGCCAATCTTGCAGGTCATGTATCTGGATAAACCGCTACGCGACCACACCTTGCTGCAAGCCATCTGCCGGGTGAACCGGACCTTTTCCGAACTGAAAACCCACGGTTTGATTGTCGATTATCTGGGGATTTTCGACGACGTGGCCAAGGCATTGGAGTTTGACGATAAAAGCATGCTGGCCGTGGTGTCGAATATTCAGGAATTGAAAGACAAGTTTCCGGAGGCGATGCAGAAATGCCTGGCATTTTTTGCCGGTGTCGATCGCACGATAGTAGGTTACGAGGGTTTGATTGCCGCCCAGCAATGCCTGCCCAACAACGAGGTGCGCGACAATTTCGGCTCCGAATACAGTTTGCTTGGCAAACTCTGGGAAGCCATCTCGCCCGATACCTTCCTGGGGCAATACGAAAAGGACTACAAGTGGCTGTCGCAGGTATACCAGTCTGTGCAACCATCCAGTGGTCACGGCAAGCTGATCTGGCATTCGCTAGGCGCCAAAACTATCGAGTTGATTCATCAAAACGTCCATGTCGATGCGGTGCGCGACGACCTGGATACGCTGGTGTTGGACGCCGATTTGCTGGAAGCGGTGCTGTCCAATCCGGACCCGAAAAAGGTCAAGCAAATCGAAATCAAGGTCGCACGGCGCTTACGCAACCATCTCGGCAATCCAAAATTCAAGGAATTGTCCGAACGGTTGGATGCCTTGCGCGACCGTTTTGAGAACGGCGTACTGAACAGCGTCGAATTTTTGAAACAACTGCTGCAAATCGCCCAGGAAGTCTTGCAGGCCGAGAAGGAAACGCCGCCGGAAGAAGAGGAGGATCGGGGTAAATCGGCATTGACCGAGTTATTCAACGAAGTTAAAACGGCTGAGACGCCGATCATTGTCGAACGCGTGGTGGCAGACATCGACGAAATCGTCCGACTGGTGCGTTTCCCCGGTTGGCAAAACACCCTGGCTGGCGAGCGGGAGGTCAAAAAGGCGCTACGCAAATCCTTGTTCAAGTACAAATTGCATGCCGATGAGGAGCTGTTTGAGAAGGCTTACAGCTACATCCGACAATATTATTAG
- a CDS encoding restriction endonuclease subunit S: MTDRNQLKPGWKVWRFDQMATNVNVRIDNPSESGMEHYVGLEHLDPDSLRIRRWGSPDDVEATKLMFKKGDIIFGRRRAYQRKLGVAEFDGICSAHAMVLRAKPEVVLPEFLPYFMQSDLFMNRAVEISVGSLSPTINWKTMAIQEFALPSISEQKELVIKFQAMDEAINKLGQVVDTAEKLKQSLANQHFMTQPSIQKTSLVKLCEIIRDGTHAPPKRTSEGPLLLGVTNLIKGRLQETSEDTRVSEDFFRKMHKSWTPMPGDVLLAIVGATIGKTAIVPEQFPKFTLQRSVAVLRGSVGKLDNRFLRFFLASSIGQRLLWAKVHQTAQPGLYLKDLGSIELAVPSIDRQREIVEQVEQLETASDNALSRRHALSQMRFGSLNEICVSTRGADVY, encoded by the coding sequence ATGACTGACAGGAATCAGTTGAAACCGGGATGGAAGGTCTGGCGCTTTGATCAGATGGCGACCAACGTTAATGTCCGCATCGACAATCCGTCTGAATCCGGCATGGAGCATTATGTCGGGCTGGAACACCTTGATCCCGATTCATTGCGGATTCGCCGTTGGGGCAGTCCGGACGATGTGGAAGCCACCAAGCTAATGTTCAAGAAGGGTGACATCATTTTTGGTCGCCGCCGTGCTTATCAACGCAAGCTGGGTGTCGCCGAGTTTGATGGCATTTGTTCGGCTCATGCCATGGTCTTGCGGGCCAAACCAGAAGTGGTGCTGCCGGAGTTTCTACCGTATTTCATGCAGAGCGATTTGTTCATGAATCGGGCGGTGGAGATTTCGGTGGGCTCGCTTTCGCCGACCATCAACTGGAAGACGATGGCGATTCAGGAGTTTGCCTTACCGTCAATATCAGAACAAAAAGAGCTCGTTATTAAATTTCAGGCTATGGATGAGGCCATCAACAAACTTGGGCAGGTTGTAGATACGGCAGAAAAGCTGAAACAGTCGTTAGCTAATCAACATTTCATGACTCAGCCCTCAATCCAAAAAACCTCACTGGTAAAGCTTTGCGAAATTATCAGAGATGGAACTCATGCTCCACCAAAACGTACAAGTGAAGGGCCGCTACTTCTGGGAGTTACCAATTTGATTAAGGGGCGTCTTCAAGAGACTTCTGAGGATACAAGGGTCTCCGAAGATTTTTTCAGAAAGATGCATAAATCCTGGACGCCGATGCCTGGCGATGTATTGCTGGCGATTGTGGGAGCGACTATTGGTAAAACAGCAATAGTGCCTGAGCAATTTCCTAAATTCACTCTTCAACGAAGCGTTGCGGTGCTACGAGGTAGTGTTGGCAAATTAGATAATCGATTTCTCAGATTCTTTTTGGCCTCTTCAATTGGCCAGCGCTTACTTTGGGCTAAGGTCCACCAAACTGCACAGCCTGGCCTTTACCTAAAAGATCTTGGCTCTATTGAGCTCGCTGTGCCTTCGATAGATCGTCAAAGGGAAATTGTTGAACAAGTTGAACAACTAGAAACCGCAAGTGATAACGCTCTTTCAAGACGGCATGCGTTGAGTCAAATGAGATTCGGCTCATTAAATGAAATATGTGTTTCTACAAGAGGTGCAGATGTTTACTGA
- a CDS encoding helix-turn-helix domain-containing protein, with product MTELSAPFAPDWVSPPGETILDLIEERGWTQVELAKRLGYTEKHISQLINGKVPLTDDAALRLERVLGSSAGFWLAREAKYREHSARLEAERMYENSVQWLNELPIKELIANGAIPKIRNDVKNRLNLVDACLRFFGVASPEEWRNYYGGMQVAFRRSRAEQSDIGAISAWLRLGELQAEKLDGPKYDKTRFESTLKVIRGLTRESPEIFEPQLRKLLSEAGVIFVLVPSIPRAHVSGVARWLSPTRPMIQLSLYGKTNDKFWFTLFHEAAHILLHANTKEEKKSVFLDDPNTSHTDNPQEHEANQWSGDWLIPSCYASSLGSLRSKTAVETFAQEIGIHPGIVVGRLQHDGVIDPSWMNELKTSFRFKQETNA from the coding sequence ATGACTGAGTTAAGTGCTCCTTTTGCGCCAGACTGGGTATCTCCTCCTGGCGAAACAATCCTAGACCTGATTGAAGAACGAGGTTGGACTCAAGTCGAATTAGCGAAACGCCTTGGTTATACCGAAAAACATATCAGCCAACTAATCAACGGAAAAGTACCTTTAACCGATGATGCTGCTTTGCGTCTGGAACGTGTATTAGGCAGTAGCGCAGGCTTTTGGTTGGCTCGTGAAGCCAAATACCGCGAACATTCTGCTCGTTTAGAAGCAGAACGGATGTATGAAAATAGTGTCCAGTGGTTGAATGAACTACCTATCAAAGAACTCATTGCAAATGGTGCCATTCCAAAAATTCGTAACGACGTAAAGAACAGGCTAAATTTAGTTGACGCTTGCTTACGTTTTTTTGGAGTCGCTTCTCCTGAAGAGTGGCGTAACTATTACGGAGGCATGCAAGTAGCATTTCGCCGTAGCCGCGCCGAACAAAGTGACATCGGCGCGATCTCGGCTTGGTTGCGTTTAGGCGAATTGCAAGCTGAAAAACTGGATGGACCCAAATACGATAAAACTCGTTTTGAAAGTACCTTAAAAGTTATACGTGGCCTGACGCGTGAATCGCCGGAAATATTCGAACCACAACTTCGAAAACTGTTATCTGAAGCCGGGGTAATTTTTGTTTTAGTTCCCTCTATCCCCAGAGCCCATGTCAGTGGTGTAGCTCGTTGGTTGAGTCCAACTAGGCCGATGATACAGTTATCGCTTTATGGCAAGACTAACGATAAGTTTTGGTTTACGTTGTTCCACGAGGCCGCCCATATTTTGTTGCACGCCAATACCAAGGAAGAAAAAAAATCTGTTTTCCTGGACGACCCCAATACGAGTCATACCGATAACCCGCAAGAACATGAGGCGAACCAGTGGTCAGGTGATTGGTTAATTCCGTCTTGTTATGCCAGCAGTTTGGGTAGCTTACGCAGTAAAACAGCGGTAGAGACCTTTGCACAAGAAATTGGCATACACCCTGGTATTGTCGTAGGTCGTTTGCAGCACGATGGCGTGATTGACCCCTCTTGGATGAACGAATTGAAAACAAGCTTCCGTTTCAAGCAGGAAACGAATGCCTGA
- a CDS encoding transposase, with translation MSNDKKHNRPKYSLEFKQDAAKLVLEKGYSQQQAADHLGISQSALGRWVRAERKPSANESAVKKSCLNLGDRDELIRLRKENEQLRMEREILKKAAVFFAKETE, from the coding sequence ATGAGTAACGACAAAAAACACAATCGGCCAAAATACAGCCTGGAATTCAAACAAGATGCCGCCAAACTGGTTCTGGAAAAAGGCTACAGCCAACAGCAGGCAGCCGATCATTTGGGCATATCGCAAAGCGCCCTAGGACGCTGGGTACGAGCGGAACGCAAGCCTTCGGCGAACGAATCGGCGGTAAAAAAGTCTTGTCTGAATCTGGGGGACCGTGACGAATTGATCCGCTTACGGAAGGAAAATGAACAGTTGCGAATGGAGCGCGAAATCTTAAAAAAGGCCGCAGTCTTCTTTGCGAAAGAAACCGAATAA
- a CDS encoding IS3 family transposase has protein sequence MREQQKTYPVTVLCRVMGVGTSAYYEWCTASQGSDKKRQDQQLTDKVCQIFTDNKQCFGSRRLADRLQKQGFAVGRFKTRRIMRELKLKVRYPKRFKVTTDSNHSEAISPNRLDRQFKVAQPNQVWSTDITYVWTLQGWLYVAVVIDLFSRQVVGWAIDDHMRTSLCVKALQMAFWRRKPPPGLLHHSDRGSQYASREYRQHLAVMRMEQSMSRKGNCWDNSPTERFFRSLKHEQLNYEKFKTQEAAKLSVIDYLAFYNGRRSHSTLGYQSPIEFEREFSRDAA, from the coding sequence ATTCGAGAGCAACAGAAGACCTATCCAGTCACCGTACTGTGTCGGGTCATGGGCGTTGGCACTAGTGCTTACTACGAATGGTGCACCGCCTCACAAGGCAGTGATAAAAAGCGGCAGGATCAACAGCTTACCGATAAAGTGTGTCAAATCTTTACCGACAACAAGCAGTGCTTTGGTTCGCGTCGCTTAGCGGATCGCTTGCAGAAACAGGGTTTTGCCGTCGGCCGCTTTAAAACGCGGCGGATCATGCGGGAGTTGAAGTTAAAAGTTCGCTACCCCAAACGATTTAAAGTGACCACGGACAGCAACCACAGCGAGGCCATCTCCCCAAATCGGCTGGATCGCCAATTCAAGGTCGCTCAGCCAAATCAAGTGTGGAGCACGGATATTACCTATGTCTGGACGTTACAGGGCTGGCTGTATGTCGCGGTCGTTATCGATCTATTCTCCCGCCAAGTGGTGGGCTGGGCCATTGACGACCACATGCGGACCTCGCTCTGTGTCAAGGCATTACAAATGGCCTTCTGGCGTCGCAAACCGCCACCTGGTCTGCTGCATCACTCGGATCGTGGTAGTCAGTATGCGAGTCGAGAATATCGCCAACATCTGGCCGTGATGCGCATGGAGCAAAGCATGAGCCGAAAAGGCAATTGCTGGGACAATTCGCCGACGGAACGCTTTTTCCGTAGCTTGAAGCATGAACAGCTCAACTACGAAAAATTCAAAACCCAAGAGGCGGCAAAACTGAGCGTGATCGACTATTTGGCTTTTTACAACGGCCGTCGATCGCATTCAACATTGGGCTATCAATCCCCGATCGAATTCGAGCGGGAATTTTCGAGAGACGCTGCCTAA
- a CDS encoding TnsA endonuclease N-terminal domain-containing protein — protein MSIEFDDQRQNAGRRPDLRLIITPQPKALRAREPVTRSRGKVRGEFPSTKMNRSIAWESQNEQKACYHFEFSPVVKAFREQPQTFYLPAPNGMCRYTPDFELTFQSGEICYVEVKPLSKLFTPKVLEPLQAANQFLAEKGYCFIVLTEDELNFPNRIRNFSILRPYLRFEIPLHISERAQAWVTRCSNPTIAELSCFVGMQTTAFALLAQLCIRFDFDQPLENCNGQQKPDTCLGSVSRKFPLEFDRGLIAQC, from the coding sequence ATGTCTATTGAATTTGATGACCAGCGCCAAAATGCTGGTCGGAGGCCAGATTTGCGTCTCATTATTACGCCTCAGCCCAAAGCTTTGCGGGCAAGGGAGCCAGTGACCCGATCTCGGGGCAAGGTTCGAGGGGAATTTCCTTCGACAAAAATGAATCGCTCGATTGCATGGGAATCGCAGAATGAACAAAAAGCTTGTTATCACTTCGAGTTCTCACCCGTGGTCAAGGCGTTTCGTGAGCAGCCTCAAACATTTTACCTTCCAGCCCCTAATGGCATGTGTAGGTACACGCCGGATTTTGAGCTGACGTTTCAGAGTGGCGAAATTTGTTATGTCGAGGTAAAACCTTTATCGAAATTGTTCACGCCAAAAGTACTGGAGCCGCTGCAGGCTGCCAACCAGTTTTTGGCCGAAAAGGGCTATTGCTTCATCGTCTTGACCGAAGACGAATTGAATTTTCCCAATCGAATCAGGAATTTTTCAATTCTAAGACCTTATCTGCGCTTCGAGATTCCGCTTCACATTTCCGAACGAGCTCAGGCCTGGGTGACTCGGTGTAGTAATCCGACCATCGCGGAGCTCAGTTGTTTTGTTGGGATGCAAACCACTGCTTTTGCTTTGCTCGCCCAGCTATGTATCCGCTTCGACTTCGACCAGCCGCTGGAAAACTGTAATGGTCAACAAAAACCGGACACTTGTTTAGGCAGCGTCTCTCGAAAATTCCCGCTCGAATTCGATCGGGGATTGATAGCCCAATGTTGA
- a CDS encoding helix-turn-helix transcriptional regulator produces the protein MSPFSHLLHAIRSSRGICQSELSDLIGYEQTYISSLETGRKGPPPKEFIDRLAKTLNLSADEHAQLIEAANASNRKFMIEKDVPLDVYWLFSDLRNRQLELSPIQVRLIRDVISIKETLAAQPEYPVQQIRRRKNREVHM, from the coding sequence GTGAGCCCATTTTCCCATCTCCTACATGCTATCCGATCGTCCAGGGGCATCTGCCAGTCGGAGCTCTCAGATTTGATCGGCTACGAGCAAACTTATATATCGTCATTAGAAACAGGGAGAAAAGGTCCTCCTCCCAAAGAGTTTATTGATCGTTTGGCAAAAACTCTTAACTTGTCAGCGGATGAGCACGCACAACTAATTGAAGCGGCTAATGCTTCCAATCGAAAATTTATGATCGAAAAAGATGTACCACTGGACGTCTATTGGTTATTTAGCGATCTGAGGAATCGTCAGCTGGAGCTATCCCCAATTCAAGTGCGTTTGATACGCGATGTGATTTCAATTAAAGAAACATTGGCGGCTCAACCAGAGTATCCGGTTCAGCAAATAAGGCGACGAAAAAATCGGGAGGTTCACATGTAA
- a CDS encoding SprT family zinc-dependent metalloprotease, which produces MDTTGNPELSVDDLRFAVKRSSRRRTLQITVERDGSLLLSAPPEVDVTVLRDFVIEKREWIYTKLAEKERLQKQVPIRQFVDGEGFLYLGRSYRLQLVDVQAVALKLVSGRFRLRRDHVERGREAFVDWYTIHATRWLWAKAREFQSRMEVKPAGAKVQDLGYRWGSCGKGDWLYFHWKTVLLPPHIAEYVVVHELAHLHQPHHTTEFWLSIERVLPDFERRKIWLAENGISVDGL; this is translated from the coding sequence GTGGACACGACCGGAAATCCCGAATTATCGGTTGACGACCTACGTTTTGCCGTAAAACGTAGCTCGCGCCGCCGCACTCTGCAAATTACAGTGGAGCGGGACGGCAGCTTGTTGTTGTCAGCGCCGCCGGAAGTCGATGTGACTGTATTGCGCGATTTCGTGATCGAAAAGCGCGAATGGATTTACACCAAGCTGGCGGAAAAAGAACGTCTGCAAAAACAGGTGCCGATCAGGCAATTCGTCGATGGCGAAGGCTTTTTGTATCTGGGACGCAGCTATCGTTTGCAGTTGGTCGACGTGCAGGCGGTTGCCTTGAAACTGGTAAGCGGCCGGTTTCGTTTGCGGCGCGACCACGTCGAACGAGGGCGGGAAGCCTTTGTCGATTGGTACACCATCCACGCCACCCGCTGGTTGTGGGCCAAAGCCAGGGAATTCCAGAGCCGCATGGAAGTAAAACCCGCCGGCGCCAAGGTGCAGGATTTGGGTTACCGCTGGGGCTCATGCGGCAAAGGCGACTGGTTGTACTTTCATTGGAAGACCGTTCTGTTGCCTCCGCATATAGCAGAATACGTCGTCGTGCATGAATTAGCCCATCTGCACCAACCGCATCATACGACAGAGTTTTGGCTGTCAATTGAACGGGTGTTACCTGATTTCGAGAGACGAAAGATTTGGTTAGCCGAGAATGGCATCAGCGTAGATGGGCTTTGA